A section of the Spirosoma pollinicola genome encodes:
- a CDS encoding metallophosphoesterase: MNRSVLFFILPAILLLIDWYVFQAVKTLSRSATEGTQRIIAIAFWGFTAVSLLLYVIMQLLPPDSISRNTRTFLWAFIAIPYFSKIFAVLIILIDDIGRFFRWIVSLFYKPEVQEAVEDTTRKTMPATDTITRSDFLMKTALVVGTVPLVGFTWGILSGAHDYRIRRIKLPLKNLPSGFNGMTIAQISDIHSGSFFNKTAVKGGVEMLLGQKPDMVFFTGDLVNSHADEVNTYIDVFNKVKAPLGVYSTLGNHDYGKYVQWPSAQAERQNVLNVIAAHKQMGWNIMLDENKILEQNGDKIALIGVQNLGFGPAALRAGDLAKAYKGTEDYPVKLLLSHDPTHWDAEVRPKYKDIDVQFSGHTHGAQFGVDLGDVKWSPAQYFYKQWAGLYQDGDQRLYVNRGYGYIGYPGRVGILPEITIFELVKA; the protein is encoded by the coding sequence ATGAATCGTTCTGTCTTATTTTTTATTCTTCCCGCTATCCTGCTGTTGATAGACTGGTATGTTTTTCAGGCGGTTAAGACCCTCAGCCGATCGGCTACAGAAGGCACACAGCGCATCATTGCCATTGCCTTTTGGGGGTTTACAGCGGTTTCGTTGCTGCTATACGTAATCATGCAGCTGCTTCCCCCCGACTCTATCAGCCGCAACACACGCACGTTTTTATGGGCATTTATCGCAATCCCGTATTTCTCGAAAATCTTTGCGGTGCTTATTATTTTGATCGACGACATCGGCCGGTTTTTTCGGTGGATTGTTTCGCTCTTCTATAAGCCTGAAGTGCAGGAAGCAGTTGAAGACACGACTCGCAAAACCATGCCCGCTACAGATACGATTACCCGATCTGACTTTTTAATGAAAACAGCGCTGGTCGTAGGTACTGTGCCATTGGTTGGTTTTACCTGGGGTATATTGTCTGGAGCACATGACTACCGTATCCGGCGTATTAAACTACCATTAAAAAATCTGCCGTCTGGTTTTAATGGGATGACCATTGCCCAGATTTCAGATATTCACTCTGGTAGTTTTTTCAACAAAACCGCCGTAAAAGGGGGCGTCGAAATGCTCCTCGGCCAAAAGCCCGACATGGTATTTTTTACCGGCGACCTGGTGAATAGCCACGCAGATGAGGTGAATACATATATCGACGTATTCAACAAAGTAAAGGCGCCCCTTGGTGTTTATTCAACCCTGGGTAATCACGATTATGGCAAGTATGTGCAATGGCCCAGTGCTCAGGCCGAGCGGCAAAATGTGCTGAACGTCATTGCAGCTCACAAGCAAATGGGCTGGAATATTATGCTGGATGAAAATAAGATTCTGGAACAGAACGGCGATAAAATCGCGCTCATTGGCGTTCAGAACCTCGGCTTTGGTCCGGCGGCACTTCGGGCAGGTGATCTTGCCAAAGCCTACAAAGGCACTGAAGACTACCCGGTAAAGCTGTTGCTCTCGCACGATCCAACCCATTGGGATGCCGAAGTCCGTCCGAAATACAAGGATATAGATGTTCAGTTTAGCGGCCATACACACGGTGCACAGTTTGGCGTTGACCTCGGCGATGTAAAATGGAGTCCGGCACAGTACTTCTACAAGCAATGGGCTGGCCTGTATCAGGACGGAGACCAACGACTGTATGTGAACCGGGGCTATGGCTACATCGGCTATCCCGGACGAGTAGGCATCCTGCCGGAGATCACTATTTTTGAGTTAGTGAAAGCCTGA
- a CDS encoding dienelactone hydrolase family protein produces MKIVFITGLTFIMSLISYLKPAQPQESAIPLCHVPATELPGLGNDMSAMAADPAFQRLHVAPLPFTYTGAGEMVKFSTPDGQSANGFLLKAKKPSNKWLLVYQEWWGLNDNIKQQSETFYNDLKDVNVLAVDMYDGKVATEPAEAGKLMQGASKDRLMSIQKGAIAYAGSKAEFASVGWCFGGMLSLQSAMLEGKQAKGCVMYYGRPEQDVEKLKTLDTDVLGFFGSQDKGITPESVKAFEENMGKAGEKVTVKMYDAGHGFANPSNPVYNKEAAADAYKLALAYLKDKLKA; encoded by the coding sequence ATGAAAATCGTATTTATTACGGGACTAACATTTATTATGTCGCTGATTTCGTATCTGAAACCAGCCCAGCCTCAGGAATCAGCCATTCCTCTTTGTCATGTACCTGCTACCGAACTGCCGGGACTTGGTAATGATATGTCGGCAATGGCTGCTGATCCAGCTTTTCAGCGCTTGCACGTAGCTCCCCTACCCTTTACCTATACGGGTGCCGGTGAGATGGTTAAGTTCTCAACGCCCGATGGTCAATCGGCCAATGGTTTTTTGTTAAAAGCTAAAAAACCATCGAACAAATGGCTTTTAGTTTATCAGGAATGGTGGGGTTTGAACGACAACATCAAGCAACAATCCGAAACATTCTACAATGACCTCAAGGACGTAAACGTACTGGCGGTTGATATGTATGACGGTAAAGTAGCGACCGAACCAGCCGAAGCTGGTAAATTAATGCAAGGCGCCAGTAAAGACCGGCTAATGAGCATTCAGAAAGGGGCGATTGCCTATGCTGGCTCGAAAGCGGAGTTTGCTAGTGTTGGCTGGTGTTTCGGCGGTATGTTGTCGCTCCAGTCGGCTATGCTGGAAGGCAAGCAGGCCAAAGGGTGTGTCATGTATTACGGTCGGCCTGAGCAGGATGTTGAGAAGCTAAAAACCCTTGATACCGATGTATTAGGCTTCTTTGGTAGCCAGGACAAAGGCATTACGCCCGAGTCTGTAAAAGCGTTTGAAGAAAACATGGGAAAAGCAGGAGAAAAAGTAACCGTAAAAATGTACGACGCTGGCCACGGCTTCGCTAATCCAAGTAATCCAGTTTACAATAAAGAAGCTGCGGCCGATGCTTACAAACTGGCTTTAGCGTACCTGAAAGATAAATTGAAAGCCTAA